Below is a genomic region from Onychostoma macrolepis isolate SWU-2019 chromosome 15, ASM1243209v1, whole genome shotgun sequence.
TTAGTTTGCATATAAAGCACAACATTTTCATGGTCTAATATGCACAATGAAGTTCTAAACGCACCTATGCCAAATACAACAAATGCATCGTTTTTCTGAAATCGGCCATCTGCATCCAGGAAGTTCTCTGGATCAAAGCAGTTTGGGTTCTTCCACAGTTTCGGGTCTATAAGCACAGAGGATAGCAGTGGGAAAACCATGACcccctagaaaaaaaaaaaagtttatataacAAATAGACagacataaataataatacatagcTAATCAATAAAGATCAATGCTGTACATGAGAAGAATACCTTAGGAACGACATAACCATtgtattcagtgtcacacatCATCTTGTGCGGGACACTGATGGGTGCGAGATCCATACTGCGTTGAACCTCGTGGATTACAGCATCTGTATACGGCAGGTTTTGTCTGTCCTCTACTGAGGGCCAACGGTCCTGTCCTATAACCTCATCAAGTTCCCTCTGAACACGCTCTGCACAGAACAAGTCAAAGTAAAAACACTCTGGATTCTGTTTGATGCTTGAGAAGAGAAGATCTCACCTTGAATGTCTGGGTTCTTCATCATCAGAAGCAGAGCGTGTCTGAGGGTGGATGAAGTGGTTTCTGTTCCGGCACTGAACATGTTCCATATTACAGAAACCAAGTTGCTCAAATGATATTCTGTGTTAGGTTTGTCTTTCTcctgcaaaagaaaatgaaggtgaatatgaaaatgaatattatgCATAATAAAACTGACCAATTCTAAATGTACCAATTCTAAAACTTGTAAATGAAGGAAGTTATCTGGAATTAACATCATGTCATAGTTTCACCACCAGAGGGTGTAAGTAAATGTATTGAGGACCATAGCTATATATGAACTgttttaaaggtggggtaagcaATTTCTGgtagcaaaaccaatgttactcacctatcgagaagaaacaaagcaacctcggcatccgatcgcaggccttcccgctccttgagttctctccagcgctggaaagctgatccgatatttacacgggtcctacttcttgccttatcgtaacaccgtgtctacaccggacgagAGCGGCACGGCGCGACCaaatactatagaactcattataatcagtgatgctgtctacacggGATACCGCGCCaatccccgacagtaaactgctgccaccttctatttataacatatagacacaaatttcaaatgattttcaacggtcGCTTTGTCGCAGTGTAGACAGACCGAGACAGGACAACTGCCATGatcggtgtagacacggtgtaagccttcttttgttccgcagacgttttccttgttttttttttatccgccatctctatcCTTCTGTCGTCGCTCGGCTCGGCTAATGTCCATCATGTGCACTGATGCACATGttgttttggtactcggccCCGAATcgttttctaaagcgtttttgaaaaaatgcataccccacctttaaatgtaatttctctGAATTATTTACCTCtttcatttttaacacaaaGGCTTCAATGAAGTCCTGTGGGCAGGAGGAATCCTGCATATTCATCCGAGCCTGTGCCTCACGCTTGCAATACTCTCTGGCCTCGTCTAGTCCTTTAAACAGCTGTTTGTGTTTACCGGGAAAAAGACCGACTAGCCTAGGGAATATATTATagatctgagaaaaaaaaaaaagaaacatcaaTGGATGTCGTCTTCTATTTTCTAATAGgcctacttttatttagcaaggatgcattaaatcaatcaaaagtgacagtaaagacatttagaatgttacaaaagatttctattttaaataaaccctGTTCTGTTCGTGGAAAATGGTTTcatttataataagaaatgcaccaaatcagcatattagaatgatttctgaaggatcgtgtgacactgcaaactggagtaatggccgctgaaaattcagcgttaccatcacataaataattaaatataattaaaaacacattaaaacaattgtaataatattactgttttttctgtatttttaaattaaatacatgcaGCCTTGCTAAGCATAAGATACTTCTGAATGGTAATGCTTGAATATAGGCCtatagattaaaaaatatatatttagagtACAATACCTGTCCAAGAGGGCTACTGAGAATACTGAAGTAAGTATTTACAGTTTGAAGGAGAGACTTAAACTGTGGATCCTCAAGTTCAAACCTATGCCCGAAGACAATGCTGCAGATCACATTGCTTACAGCAATCATAAGCATTTTTGCAGGGCTGAATGCAGAGCCTTTGAGGAGAAAAGAACAGCAAAGAGCTCAAGTTTCCTACATTTATACTGTTGTAAAAACTCACACCATGTTCTGGTCTTTTAATCAATCATTCACTTAGTTGAatgtactgtacagtatattaaatTACACACGGCACTTTTGCTTCGTGAACCTATTGTACAAATTGCAAGAACTTGTtccaaatgtttgtttttctcaacAATGCAACCACTGAGTGtttgattttagtgttttacTGATGCATCCTGCACCAGATCCTCTTGTAGTTTATGCATGCAGTTTGTTTCATCTGATAATCTAAATGAAAGATCATATACAAGTGATTTTACCTTCACAATTCTTAAACATTTCAACAAGAATCTCAGCCTCCTCCCTGACTCGCTCTTCGATGCTCCTGCGGCCCATTCCAAAGTTCTTCAGTGTCGTAAGTGTGAACCTGCGCATCTCCTTCCATCGGTGTCCACTTGTGGACAAAACCCCTACACACAGATACAATGCACTTTAGAGCTtcttagatttaaaaaaaacaaaaacaactgcaTAAAGCATGTAAAACATCAGGCATCAAGCGACCTCACCATATCCATAAGTGGACTTCATCAACAGGGGATAGATGGCCCTGCCACTAAATTCTTCACCAAGACCAATCATAGTATCCTTTAGGGCTTGATATCCAGAAATGATCACCACAGGAGTGTTTGCCAACCAGATGGTGACAACAGAGCCATACCTATTACTCAGCTAAAGTAAGAAGAGTTTTATGGGTTTGATATGGGACATTTCAAtgttatactgtatgtgtactattaaaattacatgtacttcaaatcatctcagaaaTTGGTGACTAATTAGAGCATTGTTGTTTGaaggtgtttttattttgtagtgcaTGTTCGAATAGGACAGCACTCTTTATGCAAATATATCACTGTATACTTAAAAGGCTATTGCTTAAAGTTATTTAACGTTAACGACAGCGATTCAGCGTGTGAAAAAGTAAAGGTAAAACACCGCAGTAAAGATAGTTTGCGGTTCGATATTCAGATTTCTTTTGGCTATTAATACGCAGTGCGCTGTCATAGACACGCAAATAATACTGAATGACATTCTCCATGATTTGTGAATTCAGTTTACAGTGTCCTCCGGGCCGAAATCGGGGTTTTTTTTCGTAGGGATCCTTAATTTTATAATGGCTATAGCTCCAAAAATTGGACACTTGGAAGACTGAAAACGGTGTCATCTTCACCAGCTTGATCTGTGAATTTTTTCACAGAAAAGCTTTTGTCCACAGACCCCTTGGTAAGTCCGCTATAAGGAAAGTGAAAGATAGGCGTTCTTCATGTTTAAACGTCTACTGCCAAATAAACACGCAGATGgctggaataaaaaaatattgttttagcTCGAGTTCCATTTGTGAAAACTTTCACAATCGCATTTTATCGCGTGGCAGTGTTTCTCTTTGCTCTGGCCCCTTTTCTTGTATAACAATGTTATATGGCGCTATTGAATAACGGGTcataattctaaaaatatagtctaaatgttttttagccaaaaacatatatgaaatatatgttGCAAACAAGGAAGctgaatgaaaaatattttgttaataaaatacatatatttagtTTCAACCTTTACATACCAAAGCATATTTCTAAATTGGGTTTTCAGggcaagaaaatgcattttgttggactgtcaaatgcttttaaaatatatatttctgtatttaaaatacattttcaaaaatatacaaaaaataaaataaatggccCAAGACGTAttggtagaaaatatatttaagtaaatatttttttttaaatttaaaaaatatattaattacatattatatattaatatatttattattatatatttgatgTATGTATTATTTACCTAAATATAGGtaaatatatgttatttaaGGCAATAtagcattttttctttttacattttttgtatgtttttttatttaaatgtatttaaaatgtaaaaatattttttcaaagataAACAAATTTGGGTCAGCTGACCCTGCTCTGAGTCATGTGCATCACTATTGTGATCTGTGACAACTTTCACAGTtcagtacgggtcagctgacccttccctgggtcactaacatcactattctgaccTGTGAAAAAATTCTGAGGTAAGtgcgggtcagctgacccttccctgggtcactaacatcactattctgatctgtgaaaactttctgaggtaagtacgggtcagctgaccctaccctgggtcactaacatcactattctgatctgtgaaaactttcacaattcagtacgggtcagctgaccctaccctgggtcactaacatcactattctgatctgtgaaaacctTCTGAGGTAAGtgcgggtcagctgacccttcctgggtcactaacatcactattctgatctgtgaaaactttctgaggtaagtacgggtcagctgaccctaccctgggtcactaacatcactattctgatctgtgaaaactttcacagttcagtacgggtcagctgacccttccttgggtcactaacatcactattctgatctgtgaaaactttctgaggtaagtacgggtcagctgacccttccctgggtcactaacatcactattctgatctgtgaaaactttctgaggtaagtacgggtcagctgaccctaccctgggtcactaacatcactattctgatctgtgaaaactttcacaattcagtacgggtcagctgaccctaccctgggtcactaacatcactattctgatctgtgaaaactgtgaaaactttctgaggtaagtacgggtcagctgacccttcctgggtcactaacataactattctgatctgtgaaaactttcacagttcagtacgggtcagctgacccttccctgggtcactaacatcactattctgatctgtgaaaactttctgaggtaagtacgggtcagctgaccctaccctgggtcactaacatcactattctgatctgtgaaaactttctgaggtaagtacgggtcagctgacccttccctgggtcactaacatcactattctgatctgtgaaaactttcacaatt
It encodes:
- the LOC131554145 gene encoding cytochrome P450 2M1-like is translated as MDILLVLKTNVVSIVMAVLALLLLWKIRGKQSSFERLPPGPATYPLLGNLFQFNIKEAYKYYLELSNRYGSVVTIWLANTPVVIISGYQALKDTMIGLGEEFSGRAIYPLLMKSTYGYGVLSTSGHRWKEMRRFTLTTLKNFGMGRRSIEERVREEAEILVEMFKNCEGSAFSPAKMLMIAVSNVICSIVFGHRFELEDPQFKSLLQTVNTYFSILSSPLGQIYNIFPRLVGLFPGKHKQLFKGLDEAREYCKREAQARMNMQDSSCPQDFIEAFVLKMKEEKDKPNTEYHLSNLVSVIWNMFSAGTETTSSTLRHALLLMMKNPDIQERVQRELDEVIGQDRWPSVEDRQNLPYTDAVIHEVQRSMDLAPISVPHKMMCDTEYNGYVVPKGVMVFPLLSSVLIDPKLWKNPNCFDPENFLDADGRFQKNDAFVVFGIGKRACLGEALARTELFIFFTSLLQHFTFKATVPPEELDTTPTNCSFGRMPLTYECYAIPRK